In Trifolium pratense cultivar HEN17-A07 linkage group LG7, ARS_RC_1.1, whole genome shotgun sequence, a genomic segment contains:
- the LOC123893825 gene encoding uncharacterized protein LOC123893825 has translation MLQLFFTVAFSVVPLTLYIPPIRSLNLFVETMESVMRESTTYSNTIYPRLRIAWSRMLNCLLCNNTR, from the coding sequence atgttgcaaTTATTCTTCACAGTTGCTTTTTCTGTTGTTCCTTTAACCCTTTATATTCCACCAATTAGAAGCTTGAATCTCTTTGTAGAAACCATGGAATCTGTTATGAGAGAATCAACAACATATAGCAACACAATTTATCCTCGTTTAAGGATAGCTTGGTCTAGGATGTTGAATTGTTTGCTATGCAACAACACAAGGTAG
- the LOC123893828 gene encoding ADP,ATP carrier protein 1, mitochondrial-like — protein MVDQVQRPRIIENVARQTGLSMYQSRSFGNYSNPALQYPMMPACRSTATDFSTIATTASPIFVAAPAEKGNFVVDFLMGGVSAAVSKTAAAPIERIKLLIQNQDEMIKAGRLSEPYKGIGDCFKRTMADEGVVSLWRGNTANVIRYFPTQALNFAFKDYFKRLFNFKKDKDGYWKWFAGNLASGGAAGASSLFFVYSLDYARTRLANDAKAAKKGAGGRQFNGLIDVYKKTLATDGIAGLYRGFNISCVGIIVYRGLYFGMYDSLKPVLLTGSLQDSFFASFGLGWLITNGAGLASYPIDTVRRRMMMTSGEAVKYKSSLDAFNQILKNEGAKSLFKGAGANILRAVAGAGVLAGYDKLQVIMLGKKYGSGGA, from the exons ATGGTTGATCAAGTTCAGCGCCCTAGAATCATTGAGAATGTTGCACGCCAGACCGGTCTTTCTATGTACCAAAGCAGGTCATTTGGAAATTACTCCAACCCTGCATTGCAGTATCCAATGATGCCGGCATGTAGATCAACAGCGACTGACTTTTCTACTATTGCAACAACAGCCTCCCCAATCTTTGTTGCCGCTCCTGCTGAGAAAGGAAACTTCGTTGTCGACTTTCTCATGGGAGGAGTTTCAGCTGCTGTGTCTAAAACCGCTGCTGCTCCTATTGAAAGAATTAAGCTTTTGATCCAGAACCAAGATGAGATGATTAAAGCTGGTAGACTTTCTGAACCCTACAAGGGAATTGGTGACTGTTTTAAGCGAACAATGGCTGATGAAGGTGTTGTTTCTCTATGGAGAGGTAACACCGCAAATGTCATCCGTTATTTCCCCACTCAG GCTTTGAACTTTGCATTCAAGGACTACTTCAAGAGGCTTTTCAACTTCAAGAAGGACAAGGATGGTTACTGGAAATGGTTTGCTGGTAACTTGGCTTCAGGAGGTGCTGCTGGTGCTTCATCCCTTTTCTTTGTCTACTCCCTCGACTATGCTCGTACCCGTTTGGCAAATGATGCAAAGGCTGCAAAGAAGGGTGCAGGCGGAAGACAATTCAACGGTCTTATTGATGTCTATAAGAAGACATTGGCAACTGATGGTATTGCTGGACTTTACCGTGGTTTCAACATTTCTTGTGTTGGAATCATTGTGTATCGCGGTCTCTACTTCGGAATGTATGATTCCTTGAAGCCAGTTCTCCTAACTGGATCATTGCAG GATAGCTTTTTCGCTAGTTTTGGACTTGGATGGCTCATCACCAATGGTGCAGGTCTAGCATCTTACCCAATTGACACTGTCAGAAGAAGAATGATGATGACATCTGGTGAAGCCGTCAAGTACAAGAGCTCCTTGGATGCATTCAACCAAATCCTCAAGAATGAGGGTGCTAAGTCATTGTTTAAGGGAGCTGGTGCTAACATTCTCCGTGCTGTTGCTGGTGCTGGTGTGCTTGCTGGTTACGACAAGTTACAGGTCATAATGCTCGGAAAGAAGTACGGATCTGGTGGCgcttaa
- the LOC123893827 gene encoding uncharacterized protein LOC123893827, translating to MVFAVSFSQNLIFFKSHTSNVHGTTLEVKCCSQSQSKTTKSNIETKKRCLRCNILYSNQHNSPVSCSFHGHTNGDRGLFSFSPPHQGIDGEWSDKSGVTVYKWNENNNRPNTGRANWRKRWSCCAEYDENAPPCRKGWHVSYDDGYTMY from the exons ATGGTTTTTGCAGTTAGTTTCTCTCAAAACCTTATTTTCTTCAAGTCACATACATCCAATGTTCATGGCACAACTTTAGAGGTCAAGTGTTGCTCACAGTCCCAAAGCAAAACAACTAAgtcaaatattgaaacaaagaaACGGTGTTTGAGATGCAACATCCTTTATTCAAATCAACATAATTCTCCAGTTTCTTGCTCTTTCCATGGTCATACAAATG GAGATAGAggtttattttcattttctccaCCTCACCAAGGAATTGATGGAGAATGGAGTGATAAATCAGGAGTAACTGTATACAAATGGAATGAGAATAATAATAGGCCAAATACTGGGCGTGCAAATTGGAGAAAAAGATGGAGTTGTTGTGCTGAATATGATGAGAATGCTCCTCCTTGTAGAAAGGGTTGGCATGTTTCTTATGATGATGGTTACACTATGTATTAA